The following proteins come from a genomic window of Sphaerisporangium rubeum:
- a CDS encoding VWA domain-containing protein, whose translation MLTAVEGLVRELRTIGVPVSVSEQIDAVRALRHVALAERGEVKSALRATLVKKHEHEHAFETVFDLFFAPPAPDAEDAGPVSPPPRLADLDDDAMRQVLIEALRAQDMTTVRFGAGVLVDRHARIVPGQPVAGTYYLFRTMRALDQDAVLAGLLPEEDTAEDQAHDELGRRIAAERAEELLDRLRAEVEAQIRLRLVADRGAGAVARTLRTPLPDDVDFLTAGRGELEAVRATVRPLARKLASRLARRREHNRRGALDFRRTVRRSMSTGGVPAEPVFRRPHVSKPQLLVVADISGSVSSFATFTLQLVDALRSEFAAVRSFVFVDGVDEVTEVFSRTSHIADAAAEINAAAAGVWLDGRSDYGNTFQTFWNRWGAGLTPSSTVLVLGDARTNYHAPRAESLRLIHQRAGHVYWLNPEPRAAWDSGDSVMSAYARHCDGVYECRNVRQLKTFIDKLD comes from the coding sequence GTGCTGACGGCCGTCGAAGGCCTGGTCAGGGAGCTGCGGACGATCGGTGTGCCGGTGTCGGTGTCGGAGCAGATCGACGCCGTCCGCGCGCTGCGCCACGTGGCGCTCGCCGAGCGCGGCGAGGTCAAGTCCGCGCTGCGCGCCACACTGGTCAAGAAGCACGAGCACGAGCACGCCTTCGAGACCGTGTTCGACCTGTTCTTCGCGCCGCCGGCGCCGGACGCCGAGGACGCCGGCCCCGTGAGCCCGCCGCCGCGCCTCGCCGACCTCGACGACGACGCGATGCGGCAGGTGCTGATCGAGGCGCTGCGTGCGCAGGACATGACGACCGTACGGTTCGGCGCGGGTGTCCTCGTCGACCGGCACGCGCGCATCGTCCCCGGCCAGCCGGTCGCCGGCACCTATTACCTGTTCCGCACGATGCGGGCCCTCGACCAGGACGCCGTCCTCGCGGGCCTGCTGCCGGAGGAGGACACGGCTGAGGACCAGGCGCACGACGAGCTCGGCCGGCGGATCGCCGCGGAGCGGGCCGAGGAGCTGCTCGACCGGCTGAGAGCGGAGGTGGAGGCGCAGATCCGCCTACGGCTGGTCGCCGACCGCGGCGCCGGCGCGGTGGCCCGCACGCTGCGCACCCCCCTGCCGGACGACGTGGACTTCCTCACCGCGGGCCGGGGGGAACTGGAGGCGGTGCGCGCCACCGTACGGCCGCTCGCGCGCAAACTGGCGAGCCGCCTGGCCCGCAGACGCGAGCACAACCGGCGCGGCGCGCTGGACTTCCGCAGGACGGTGCGGCGGTCGATGTCGACCGGCGGCGTCCCCGCCGAGCCGGTGTTCCGGCGTCCGCACGTGTCCAAGCCCCAGTTGCTCGTCGTGGCCGACATCTCCGGTTCGGTGTCGTCGTTCGCCACGTTCACCCTGCAGCTCGTCGACGCGCTGCGCTCGGAGTTCGCCGCGGTGCGCAGCTTCGTCTTCGTCGACGGCGTCGACGAGGTCACCGAGGTGTTCAGCCGCACGTCCCACATCGCCGACGCGGCGGCCGAGATCAACGCCGCCGCGGCAGGCGTCTGGCTCGACGGCCGCTCCGACTACGGCAACACCTTCCAGACCTTCTGGAACCGCTGGGGTGCCGGGCTCACCCCGAGCAGCACCGTGCTGGTCCTCGGCGACGCGCGCACCAATTACCACGCGCCGCGTGCTGAGTCCCTGCGGCTCATCCACCAGCGGGCCGGCCACGTGTACTGGCTCAACCCCGAGCCCCGTGCGGCCTGGGACAGCGGCGACTCGGTGATGAGCGCCTACGCGCGGCACTGCGACGGCGTCTACGAGTGCCGCAACGTCCGGCAGCTCAAGACCTTCATCGACAAACTCGACTGA
- a CDS encoding acetate--CoA ligase family protein, giving the protein MNAGTGTADHEALNRLLKPRTIAVVGLSDTSNFRDYVSPTLDGDAEVFFVHPKHATVLGRPTHPNLTSIGRPLDAIISMMAAERSTLLVEEAAGLDVGGLVCIAGGFAETGADGAALQSRMVTAARSAGMPVVGPNGLGFINVPRRVSLTIASPHKRRPGGISVVSQSGALLSGVAMAAWEHPGCGLNLLISAGNEAVTDLADYVDFLAADPDTRAIGLVVEKIRRPAAFFAAARRATEAGKPIAVLKLARSNRSQQMAASHTGALTGDAWVYDVALRQAGVTVVADPEELVDRLALFEQLDPANWSAVEGLGVITMTGGFASLSVDLAEADGMSIPPLSELEPWVRDNIPGVTVANPLDTTGFGAAIWPEVVRRYATCAESDALLYLHPLADEDESDSTVQLVEEFAKAAQDAGKPFVVTNCSGAPGRFVLDRLPSGKVAAGRGLRPTLRGLQTLGAFVRHREEAARREDTPVPPSTRRPDVATVAVAEGQMLPFGPTLEMIRAAGVPIAPYHLVAAGDDVTGAPFPGPYVVKLADVAHRTEHGAVRLGVTADGLGDAVAELRALAAVHGLPPLVAVQPQVEILGEAFIGVQGESELGPLVVFGLGGVFVEVLQRVGGRMAPLSARDARSLIDEFADAKVMHGFRGRPAWDLDALAEILVAAGRLAVSGRGWIESLDLNPLVFTPDGFVAVDALCLVRAPERRH; this is encoded by the coding sequence GTGAACGCTGGGACCGGCACCGCCGATCATGAGGCCCTGAACCGTCTGTTGAAGCCACGCACCATCGCCGTCGTCGGGCTCAGCGACACCTCCAACTTCCGGGACTACGTCAGCCCGACCCTGGACGGGGACGCGGAGGTCTTCTTCGTCCACCCCAAGCACGCCACCGTGCTCGGCCGGCCCACCCACCCGAACCTGACCTCGATCGGCCGTCCCCTCGACGCGATCATCTCGATGATGGCGGCAGAGCGCAGCACCCTGCTGGTCGAGGAGGCCGCGGGCCTCGACGTCGGCGGCCTGGTGTGCATCGCCGGCGGGTTCGCCGAGACGGGTGCGGACGGCGCGGCGCTGCAGAGCCGCATGGTGACCGCCGCGCGCAGCGCCGGCATGCCGGTCGTCGGACCCAACGGGCTCGGGTTCATCAACGTCCCCCGGCGGGTCAGCCTGACGATCGCCAGCCCGCACAAGCGGCGGCCCGGCGGCATCTCCGTGGTGTCGCAGAGCGGCGCGCTGCTCAGCGGGGTCGCCATGGCCGCGTGGGAACACCCCGGCTGCGGGCTCAACCTGCTGATCAGCGCCGGCAACGAGGCGGTCACCGACCTGGCCGACTACGTGGACTTTCTCGCGGCCGACCCCGACACGCGCGCGATCGGCCTGGTGGTCGAGAAGATCCGCAGGCCCGCGGCGTTCTTCGCCGCCGCGCGGCGCGCCACCGAGGCCGGCAAGCCGATCGCCGTGCTGAAGCTGGCCCGCAGCAACCGCTCCCAGCAGATGGCGGCCTCCCACACCGGCGCGCTGACCGGCGACGCCTGGGTGTACGACGTCGCGCTGCGCCAGGCCGGCGTCACCGTGGTCGCCGACCCCGAGGAGCTCGTCGACCGGCTCGCGCTGTTCGAGCAGCTCGACCCGGCCAACTGGTCCGCGGTCGAGGGACTCGGCGTGATCACCATGACGGGTGGCTTCGCGTCGCTCTCGGTGGACCTCGCCGAGGCCGACGGCATGAGCATCCCGCCGCTCAGCGAACTCGAACCCTGGGTACGTGACAACATCCCCGGCGTGACCGTGGCCAACCCCCTGGACACCACCGGTTTCGGCGCGGCGATCTGGCCCGAGGTCGTGCGCAGGTACGCCACCTGCGCCGAGTCGGACGCGCTGCTGTACCTGCACCCGCTGGCCGACGAGGACGAGAGCGACTCGACCGTCCAGCTCGTGGAGGAGTTCGCCAAGGCCGCACAGGACGCCGGCAAGCCGTTCGTCGTCACCAACTGCTCAGGAGCCCCCGGCCGGTTCGTCCTGGACCGGCTGCCCTCGGGGAAGGTCGCCGCAGGCCGCGGCCTGCGGCCCACCCTGCGCGGCCTGCAGACCCTCGGCGCGTTCGTCCGTCACCGCGAGGAGGCGGCCCGGCGTGAGGACACCCCCGTCCCGCCGAGCACCCGCAGGCCCGACGTGGCGACGGTCGCGGTGGCGGAGGGACAGATGCTGCCGTTCGGCCCCACGCTGGAGATGATCCGCGCCGCCGGTGTCCCGATCGCCCCCTACCACCTGGTGGCGGCCGGCGACGACGTGACCGGCGCGCCGTTCCCCGGGCCGTACGTCGTGAAGCTCGCCGACGTCGCGCACCGGACCGAGCACGGCGCGGTGCGCCTCGGGGTGACCGCGGACGGCCTCGGTGACGCGGTCGCCGAGCTGCGCGCGCTCGCGGCCGTTCACGGGCTGCCGCCGCTGGTGGCGGTGCAGCCGCAGGTCGAGATCCTCGGCGAGGCGTTCATCGGCGTCCAGGGAGAGAGCGAGCTCGGGCCGCTGGTCGTCTTCGGTCTCGGCGGCGTCTTCGTGGAGGTGCTGCAGCGGGTCGGCGGCCGCATGGCGCCGCTGAGCGCGCGGGACGCGCGGTCGCTGATCGACGAGTTCGCCGACGCCAAGGTGATGCACGGCTTCCGCGGCCGGCCCGCGTGGGACCTGGACGCGCTCGCGGAGATCCTCGTGGCGGCGGGCCGGCTGGCGGTGTCCGGCCGCGGGTGGATCGAGTCCCTCGACCTGAACCCGCTCGTCTTCACCCCGGACGGCTTCGTGGCGGTCGACGCGCTGTGCCTGGTCCGCGCACCGGAGCGCCGGCACTGA
- a CDS encoding ThuA domain-containing protein, with translation MRRPRLLLALVAALTGLLVSAAPPLANAAAPAFKVLLFSKTASGAYRHDSIAAGIAMFQQMATDNNFTLDRSEDSSVFTSSAMNTYDAVIMFQTSGMVWDNDAQRQAFQSYVRSGRGVVAIHNATDMNIESSFPWWDQVVLAGAHMTAHSATVQGTAKVADKVHPSTRGLPDRWTRTEEWYNFDKNMRGSVHVLVTADETTYDAGGSKMGVDHPISWCHNPEGARVWATAMGHNASSYSEALFKQHLLGGVQWAAGAAAGECGGTIQARYQRVTLDGSPDQPMELDVAADGRVFYISRSGKVNMIPVGGGTRVIGTLSVYDGGEDGGIGIALDPNFSTNGWIYLNYSPSNGGEVNRVSRFTFNGSTLDLSSEKKIIEVPAYRNVDEPGHTGGYLAFGPNGNLYIGPGDDTNPNGSSGYAPIDERSGREHYDAQRSAANTNDLRGKILRIHPESDGTYTIPSGNMFAPGTAKTRPEIYAMGFRNPFRFSVDKVTGWISVGDYGPDAGSANSSRGPEGTVEWNLIKQPGFYGWPYCVGNNIPFNDFNFATNQSGSKFNCSAAVNNSPNNTGLTTLPAAVPATIWYNYHQSAEFPEINCCGGAGPMGGPFYRYDAASTSDRKFPEYYSGNPFLYEWSRNFVKELRLDSSGNLLKINPFVAPIAPHAPIDMKFGPDGALYMADWGNGFGHSNTDDSIYRIDYVAGNRAPVAKASASPDSGSAPLTVAFSSAGSSDPDGDAITYSWDFGDGTSSTSANPSKTYTTNGTYTVRLTVRDSTGKTGSITLSVVVGNSRPKVTFQSPPDGGFINFGDSVAYTVNVTDPEDGTIDCSKVNVTTALGHDTHAHDTGKYTGCTGTLATTLSGHDEGSNVYYALLADYTDRSGLQGDTGITLQPKHKQAEHYTGSSGIRVVDETGAEGGRRVGDISNNDWLSFTPVNLTGIDSVSFRVSSASATGGSIELRADSPTGTLIASSSVPSTGGWNNYVSLPAATVTNPGGTRNLYVVFKAPTANAYDLDSITFNGRGVATGGNPTPTPTPTPTPTPTPTPTPTPGGTSQLRGVASNRCLDVNGASQNNGAAVIIWDCNSGNNQKWTSTAATELRVYGNKCLDVNGAGTADGTAVIIWDCNGQNNQKWRLNSDGSITAVGANKCLDVGATANGTTARIWTCNGGNNQKWTRI, from the coding sequence ATGCGAAGACCACGTTTGCTCCTCGCCTTGGTAGCGGCCTTGACAGGGCTGCTCGTCTCCGCGGCGCCACCACTGGCGAACGCGGCGGCCCCGGCCTTCAAGGTGCTGCTGTTCAGCAAGACCGCGAGTGGTGCCTACCGGCACGACTCCATCGCCGCCGGTATCGCGATGTTCCAGCAGATGGCGACGGACAACAACTTCACGCTCGACCGCAGCGAGGACTCCTCGGTGTTCACGTCCTCGGCGATGAACACCTACGACGCGGTCATCATGTTCCAGACCAGCGGCATGGTGTGGGACAACGACGCGCAGCGTCAGGCGTTCCAGTCGTACGTGCGCAGCGGCCGCGGCGTCGTCGCGATCCACAACGCCACCGACATGAACATCGAGTCCTCGTTCCCCTGGTGGGACCAGGTCGTGCTGGCCGGCGCGCACATGACCGCGCACTCGGCCACCGTGCAGGGCACCGCCAAGGTGGCCGACAAGGTGCACCCCTCCACCCGTGGCCTGCCTGACCGGTGGACGCGGACCGAGGAGTGGTACAACTTCGACAAGAACATGCGCGGCTCGGTGCACGTGCTGGTGACCGCCGACGAGACCACCTACGACGCCGGCGGCAGCAAGATGGGTGTCGACCACCCGATCTCGTGGTGCCACAACCCCGAGGGGGCCCGCGTGTGGGCCACCGCGATGGGCCACAACGCGTCGTCGTACTCCGAGGCGCTGTTCAAGCAGCACCTGCTCGGCGGCGTGCAGTGGGCCGCGGGTGCGGCGGCCGGCGAGTGCGGCGGCACCATCCAGGCCCGCTACCAGCGCGTCACGCTCGACGGCTCACCTGACCAGCCGATGGAGCTCGACGTCGCCGCGGACGGCAGGGTCTTCTACATCTCCCGCTCCGGCAAGGTCAACATGATCCCCGTCGGCGGCGGCACCCGCGTCATCGGCACCCTGTCGGTGTACGACGGCGGCGAGGACGGCGGCATCGGCATCGCGCTCGATCCGAACTTCTCCACCAACGGCTGGATCTACCTCAACTACTCGCCGTCCAACGGCGGTGAGGTCAACCGTGTCTCGCGGTTCACGTTCAACGGCTCCACACTGGACCTGTCCAGCGAGAAGAAGATCATCGAGGTCCCGGCGTACCGCAACGTCGACGAGCCCGGCCACACCGGCGGCTACCTGGCGTTCGGCCCGAACGGCAACCTGTACATCGGCCCCGGTGACGACACCAACCCCAACGGGTCGAGCGGCTACGCGCCGATCGACGAGCGGTCGGGCCGTGAGCACTACGACGCGCAGCGGTCCGCGGCCAACACCAACGACCTGCGCGGCAAGATCCTGCGCATCCACCCGGAGTCGGACGGCACCTACACCATCCCGTCCGGCAACATGTTCGCGCCGGGTACCGCGAAGACGCGGCCGGAGATCTACGCGATGGGCTTCCGCAACCCGTTCCGCTTCTCGGTGGACAAGGTCACCGGCTGGATCTCGGTGGGTGACTACGGCCCCGACGCCGGCAGCGCCAACAGCAGCCGCGGCCCCGAGGGCACCGTGGAGTGGAACCTCATCAAGCAGCCCGGCTTCTACGGCTGGCCGTACTGCGTCGGCAACAACATCCCGTTCAACGACTTCAACTTCGCCACCAACCAGTCGGGGTCGAAGTTCAACTGCTCGGCGGCGGTGAACAACTCACCGAACAACACCGGCCTCACCACCCTTCCGGCGGCGGTGCCCGCGACCATCTGGTACAACTACCACCAGTCGGCGGAGTTCCCCGAGATCAACTGCTGTGGCGGCGCCGGCCCGATGGGTGGCCCGTTCTACCGCTACGACGCGGCCAGCACCTCCGACCGCAAGTTCCCCGAGTACTACAGCGGCAACCCGTTCCTCTACGAGTGGAGCAGGAACTTCGTCAAGGAGCTCCGCCTCGACTCCAGCGGCAACCTGCTGAAGATCAACCCGTTCGTGGCGCCGATCGCTCCGCACGCGCCGATCGACATGAAGTTCGGCCCGGACGGCGCGCTGTACATGGCCGACTGGGGCAACGGCTTCGGCCACTCCAACACCGACGACAGCATCTACCGCATCGACTACGTCGCCGGTAACCGCGCACCCGTCGCCAAGGCGAGCGCCAGCCCCGACTCGGGGAGCGCGCCGCTCACGGTGGCGTTCTCGTCGGCCGGTTCGTCCGACCCCGACGGTGACGCCATCACCTACTCGTGGGACTTCGGCGACGGCACGTCGTCCACGTCGGCGAACCCGTCGAAGACCTACACCACCAACGGCACCTACACCGTCAGGCTGACGGTGCGGGACTCGACCGGAAAGACCGGCAGCATCACGTTGAGCGTCGTCGTCGGCAACAGCCGGCCGAAGGTGACCTTCCAGTCGCCGCCGGACGGCGGGTTCATCAACTTCGGTGACTCGGTGGCCTACACCGTGAACGTCACCGACCCCGAGGACGGCACGATCGACTGCTCCAAGGTCAACGTGACCACCGCTCTCGGTCACGACACCCACGCGCACGACACCGGCAAGTACACCGGGTGCACGGGGACGCTGGCCACCACCCTCTCGGGACACGACGAGGGCTCCAACGTCTACTACGCACTGCTCGCCGACTACACCGACCGCAGCGGCCTGCAGGGTGACACCGGCATCACGCTGCAGCCCAAGCACAAGCAGGCCGAGCACTACACCGGCTCCTCCGGGATCCGGGTCGTGGACGAGACCGGCGCCGAAGGCGGCCGGCGTGTCGGCGACATCTCCAACAACGACTGGCTCTCCTTCACGCCGGTCAACCTGACGGGGATCGACTCGGTGTCGTTCCGCGTCTCGTCGGCCTCCGCCACCGGAGGTTCCATCGAGCTGCGGGCCGACTCGCCGACCGGCACGCTGATCGCGTCCAGTTCCGTGCCGTCGACCGGCGGATGGAACAACTACGTGTCCCTGCCGGCGGCGACGGTCACCAACCCCGGCGGCACGCGCAACCTGTACGTGGTGTTCAAGGCTCCGACGGCGAACGCCTACGACCTCGACTCCATCACCTTCAACGGCCGAGGCGTCGCCACCGGTGGCAACCCCACCCCGACCCCGACCCCGACGCCGACCCCGACGCCGACTCCCACGCCGACCCCGACGCCGGGTGGCACGAGCCAGCTGCGCGGTGTGGCGTCCAACCGGTGTCTCGATGTGAACGGCGCGTCGCAGAACAACGGCGCCGCGGTGATCATCTGGGACTGCAACTCCGGCAACAACCAGAAGTGGACGTCGACGGCGGCCACCGAACTGCGGGTCTACGGCAACAAGTGTCTCGACGTGAACGGCGCGGGCACGGCCGACGGCACCGCGGTGATCATCTGGGACTGCAACGGCCAGAACAACCAGAAGTGGCGCCTGAACTCCGACGGCAGCATCACCGCCGTCGGCGCGAACAAGTGCCTGGACGTGGGTGCCACCGCCAACGGCACCACGGCCCGCATCTGGACCTGCAACGGCGGCAACAACCAGAAGTGGACCCGGATCTGA
- a CDS encoding FAS1-like dehydratase domain-containing protein has translation MPETNISAAMREAIGGELGRRVSFPVAESDIRRWAIAVYWPGPPPPLFWDQVYAAGSRHKGIVAPEDFNPFAWMSAESSAREDESADANDPDRTELLLGIPGPGLKFQLNGGVSVEYGERIRPGDVITGVNRLESYTEREGRLGLMLMTVTEDTWTRADGTLVKRSRNTLIRY, from the coding sequence GTGCCAGAGACCAACATCTCCGCCGCGATGCGGGAGGCCATCGGTGGCGAGCTCGGCCGCCGGGTGAGTTTCCCGGTGGCGGAATCGGACATCCGGCGATGGGCCATCGCAGTCTACTGGCCGGGTCCGCCGCCACCCCTTTTCTGGGACCAGGTGTACGCCGCGGGCAGCCGGCACAAGGGAATCGTGGCCCCTGAGGATTTCAATCCTTTCGCGTGGATGTCGGCGGAATCATCGGCCCGCGAGGACGAAAGCGCCGACGCCAACGACCCCGACCGTACCGAGCTGCTGCTCGGCATCCCGGGGCCGGGACTGAAGTTCCAGCTCAACGGTGGCGTGAGCGTGGAGTACGGCGAGCGGATCAGGCCGGGGGACGTGATCACCGGCGTCAACCGCCTGGAGTCGTACACCGAGCGGGAAGGCCGGCTCGGCCTGATGCTCATGACCGTCACCGAGGACACCTGGACCCGGGCCGACGGCACGCTCGTCAAGCGCAGCCGCAACACTCTCATCCGGTACTGA
- a CDS encoding acyl-CoA dehydrogenase family protein — MGDMEDVESFRLRARAWLKENMPRVPERHGPPESGDDDQEWLRARELQKMLYAGGFAGICFPAEYGGLGLTPAHQRAFTEESRGYEMPLLLNVPTFSICAPTILDMGSEQQKRDRVSAAVRGDEVLVQFLSEPRGGSDLAGVITRATRDGDVWVLNGAKTWSTSAYAADYALCLARTDWDAPKHRGLTMFLVKVHQPGITLRRIKMVNGSTEFCEEFFDDVILPADSVVGEVNGGWAVASRQLVHERTAVGGGSPYVSGEGRANLHGPEYDFADLARRTGQTGDVAVRELIGEARMMRRVQEQLIDRVMSGLNSGQLPPPAASIIRLFHAETDWKNADIGVRIGGADVAAGAFGDHGGLDYGHYYLSRQGASLGGGSTEMSRNIISERILGMPREYAADRDVPFNQVSQGRT; from the coding sequence ATGGGTGACATGGAAGACGTCGAATCGTTCCGCCTGCGGGCCCGCGCGTGGCTCAAGGAGAACATGCCCCGCGTGCCGGAGCGGCACGGCCCGCCGGAGAGCGGTGACGACGACCAGGAGTGGCTGCGGGCCCGCGAGCTGCAGAAGATGCTGTACGCCGGGGGGTTCGCCGGGATCTGCTTCCCCGCCGAGTACGGCGGCCTCGGCCTGACCCCCGCGCACCAGCGCGCCTTCACCGAGGAGTCGCGCGGCTACGAGATGCCGCTGCTGCTCAACGTCCCGACGTTCTCGATCTGCGCGCCGACCATCCTCGACATGGGAAGCGAGCAGCAGAAACGGGACCGCGTCTCGGCGGCCGTCAGAGGCGACGAGGTGCTCGTGCAGTTCCTCAGCGAGCCGAGAGGCGGCTCCGACCTGGCCGGAGTGATCACCCGGGCCACCAGGGACGGCGACGTGTGGGTGCTGAACGGCGCCAAGACCTGGAGCACCAGCGCCTACGCGGCGGACTACGCGCTGTGCCTGGCCCGCACCGACTGGGACGCACCCAAGCACCGTGGACTGACCATGTTCCTGGTCAAGGTGCACCAGCCGGGGATCACGCTGCGCCGCATCAAGATGGTGAACGGCTCCACCGAGTTCTGCGAGGAGTTCTTCGACGACGTGATCCTCCCCGCCGACTCGGTGGTCGGCGAGGTGAACGGCGGCTGGGCCGTCGCGTCCCGGCAGCTCGTCCACGAGCGCACCGCCGTCGGCGGCGGCTCGCCGTACGTCAGCGGGGAGGGCAGGGCCAACCTGCACGGTCCCGAGTACGACTTCGCCGACCTGGCCCGCCGCACGGGGCAGACCGGCGACGTCGCGGTCCGCGAGCTGATCGGCGAGGCGCGCATGATGCGCCGCGTGCAGGAGCAGCTCATCGACCGGGTGATGTCCGGGCTGAACAGCGGTCAGCTGCCGCCGCCGGCGGCGTCGATCATCCGGCTGTTCCACGCGGAGACCGACTGGAAGAACGCCGACATCGGGGTGCGCATCGGCGGGGCCGACGTGGCGGCGGGTGCCTTCGGCGACCATGGGGGGCTGGACTACGGCCACTATTACCTGTCGCGGCAGGGGGCCAGCCTCGGTGGCGGCAGCACCGAGATGTCGCGGAACATCATCAGCGAACGCATCCTCGGGATGCCGAGAGAGTACGCCGCCGACCGCGACGTGCCGTTCAACCAGGTCTCCCAGGGCCGCACCTGA
- a CDS encoding MoxR family ATPase — MVETHATSRFESAAEVSRRLRDTGYLADQKISGTVFLAERLGKPILVEGPAGTGKTELAKSVARATGARLIRLQCYQGLDEAKALYEWDYRKQLLRIQASRDGAGWDDLENDIFSEGFLLTRPLLEAIRAEDPVVLLIDEVDRLDVETEALLLEVLSDFQVSIPELGTVAARGTPQVFLTSNDSRELSEALKRRCLYLHIDYPAVERERDIVLARVPGIGEELATGVAEVVRSLRALDLKKRPSVSETLDWARTLVLLGATSAGAESVGAHLHVLLKHQPDIVLAARELGVIPA; from the coding sequence GTGGTAGAGACGCATGCGACGAGCCGCTTCGAGTCCGCGGCGGAGGTCTCCCGGCGGCTGCGGGACACCGGATACCTCGCGGACCAGAAGATCTCGGGCACCGTGTTCCTCGCCGAGCGGCTCGGCAAGCCGATCCTGGTGGAGGGCCCCGCCGGCACCGGCAAGACCGAGCTGGCCAAGTCGGTCGCGCGCGCGACCGGTGCGCGCCTCATCAGGCTCCAGTGCTACCAGGGGCTGGACGAGGCCAAGGCGCTGTACGAATGGGACTACCGCAAGCAACTGCTGCGGATCCAGGCGTCGCGGGACGGCGCCGGCTGGGACGACCTGGAGAACGACATCTTCAGCGAGGGGTTCCTGCTCACCCGGCCGCTGCTCGAGGCCATCCGCGCCGAGGACCCGGTGGTGCTGCTCATCGACGAGGTCGACCGGCTCGACGTCGAGACCGAGGCGCTGCTGCTCGAAGTGCTCTCCGACTTCCAGGTTTCCATCCCCGAGCTCGGCACCGTCGCCGCGCGCGGCACGCCGCAGGTGTTCCTGACCTCCAACGACTCGCGTGAGCTGTCGGAGGCGCTGAAGCGGCGCTGCCTGTACCTGCACATCGACTACCCGGCGGTGGAGCGTGAGCGGGACATCGTCCTCGCGCGGGTCCCCGGGATCGGCGAGGAGCTCGCGACGGGGGTCGCCGAGGTGGTCCGCTCGCTGCGCGCGCTCGACCTGAAGAAGCGGCCGTCGGTCTCCGAGACCCTGGACTGGGCCCGCACGCTGGTCCTGCTCGGCGCGACCTCGGCCGGCGCCGAGTCGGTCGGCGCGCACCTGCACGTCCTGCTCAAGCACCAGCCGGACATCGTGCTGGCCGCGCGCGAGCTCGGGGTGATCCCGGCATGA
- a CDS encoding acyl-CoA dehydrogenase family protein — protein sequence MDLDLTADQKLFRTTSKKFLDTETPLTRVRELSESAEGFDRDWWSRGAELGWAAMLVPEELGGGSVSGEGLADLAIVAEEMGRMVTPGPLIATNVVIAGLVAARETGGPGHSADIERLAAGEAVATWAVYEPGTQWRPGRPGVTARAGGDGYVLDGVKDRVEAAGQADLLLVTAGTEDGPLQFLVETTAPGVTVTPSDGLDLVRRFGQVRLDGVTAGRDAVVGTPRSTPEILERQLQVALVLQCAETCGAIDRVFEFTVQWAFDRYSFGRPLASYQALKHRFADMRTWLEACHATTGAAARAVQAGAADAAELVSVAKAYVGARATEIVQDCVQLHGGIGVTWEHDLHLYLRRVTVNRALYGTPDDHRRRIADLLEV from the coding sequence ATGGATCTCGACCTGACGGCGGACCAGAAGCTCTTCCGCACCACCAGCAAGAAGTTCCTGGACACGGAGACCCCGCTGACCAGGGTGCGGGAGCTGTCCGAGAGCGCGGAGGGGTTCGACCGCGACTGGTGGAGCAGAGGCGCGGAGCTCGGATGGGCCGCGATGCTCGTCCCCGAGGAGCTCGGCGGCGGCAGCGTCTCGGGGGAGGGCCTCGCCGACCTCGCCATCGTGGCCGAGGAGATGGGACGCATGGTGACCCCCGGCCCGCTGATCGCCACCAACGTCGTCATCGCCGGCCTGGTGGCCGCGCGGGAGACCGGCGGTCCCGGCCACAGCGCCGACATCGAGCGCCTGGCGGCGGGGGAGGCCGTCGCGACCTGGGCCGTCTACGAGCCCGGCACGCAGTGGCGGCCCGGCCGGCCCGGCGTCACCGCCAGGGCCGGCGGCGACGGCTACGTGCTCGACGGCGTCAAGGACCGGGTGGAGGCGGCCGGCCAGGCCGACCTTCTCCTGGTGACCGCCGGCACCGAGGACGGGCCGCTGCAGTTCCTCGTCGAGACCACCGCGCCGGGGGTCACCGTCACGCCGTCCGACGGCCTCGACCTCGTCCGCAGGTTCGGTCAGGTGCGTCTCGACGGGGTGACGGCCGGCCGCGACGCCGTGGTCGGCACGCCGCGGAGCACGCCGGAGATCCTTGAGCGGCAGCTCCAGGTGGCCCTGGTGCTCCAGTGCGCCGAGACCTGCGGCGCCATCGACCGCGTCTTCGAGTTCACCGTGCAGTGGGCCTTCGACCGCTACTCCTTCGGCCGTCCGCTGGCCTCCTACCAGGCGCTCAAGCACCGGTTCGCCGACATGCGCACCTGGCTCGAGGCGTGCCATGCCACCACAGGAGCCGCGGCCCGCGCCGTGCAGGCCGGCGCCGCCGACGCCGCCGAGCTGGTCAGCGTGGCCAAGGCGTACGTCGGCGCGCGCGCGACCGAGATCGTGCAGGACTGCGTGCAGCTGCACGGCGGCATCGGCGTGACCTGGGAGCACGACCTGCATCTGTACCTGCGCAGGGTGACCGTGAACCGCGCGCTGTACGGCACGCCGGACGACCACCGGCGCCGGATCGCCGACCTCCTCGAAGTCTGA